One stretch of Kogia breviceps isolate mKogBre1 chromosome 18, mKogBre1 haplotype 1, whole genome shotgun sequence DNA includes these proteins:
- the FFAR3 gene encoding LOW QUALITY PROTEIN: free fatty acid receptor 3 (The sequence of the model RefSeq protein was modified relative to this genomic sequence to represent the inferred CDS: inserted 3 bases in 2 codons; deleted 2 bases in 1 codon) has translation MPTQTAISVPLLLVAVTVNTSSDRSFLLGSHRLYFSVYLFTFLVGLPVKPPAPVIFAGQLAAHLLLLNRTLSDPLLLLFLPFRVLKAASGSRWPLPFTFCPFSRFLFFTAIYLASLFLAAMSDERFLSVAYPVWYKSREXQAGLVSGACWLLAAAHCSVVYVTEFSGRSSPTQGINGTCYLEFRKDQPAFLLPVQLEMAAVLCGGGGGGLLITSHCYSRLLRMLRKGASQRRRKXVGGLAAAVLPDLLVCFGPYNVSHVVGYIQGESPKWRSYVLPLNTLNSCADPLAYYFSSSGFQADFQGLLGRLTGACGPRWQESSVTLKSGGEGPPQELLSNLEARG, from the exons ATGCCCACCCAGACTGCCATCTCTGTCCCTCTCTTGCTAGTGGCCGTGACCGTGAACACCAGCTCAGACCGGTCCTTCTTGCTCGGCAGTCACCGGCTCTACTTCTCCGTGTACCTCTTCACCTTCCTCGTGGGGCTTCCCGTCAAGCCGCCGGCCCCGGTGATCTTCGCGGGCCAGCTGGCCGCGCACCTGCTCTTGCTGAACCGGACCCTATCGGACCCGCTCCTGTTGCTCTTCCTGCCATTCCGCGTGCTGAAGGCAGCGAGCGGCTCGCGCTGGCCCCTGCCCTTCACCTTCTGCCCCTTCTCCAGATTCCTCTTCTTCACCGCCATCTATCTCGCTTCCCTCTTCCTGGCAGCTATGAGCGATGAGCGCTTCCTGAGCGTGGCCTACCCAGTTTGGTACAAGAGCCGGGA ACAGGCGGGCCTGGTCAGCGGGGCCTGCTGGCTCCTGGCCGCTGCACACTGCAGCGTGGTCTATGTCACTGAATTCTCGGGGcgctcctcccccacccagggTATCAACGGGACCTGCTACCTGGAATTCCGGAAGGATCAGCCGGCCTTTCTCCTGCCTGTGCAGCTGGAGATGGCTGCGGTcctatgtggggggggg gggggggggctgctcaTCACCAGCCACTGCTATAGCCGCCTGCTGCGCATGCTCCGTAAGGGAGCCAGCCAGCGCCGGCGGA ACGTTGGCGGGCTCGCAGCAGCCGTGCTGCCCGACCTCCTCGTCTGCTTTGGGCCCTACAACGTGTCCCACGTTGTGGGCTACATCCAGGGTGAAAGTCCGAAGTGGAGAAGTTATGTGCTGCCCCTCAACACCCTGAATTCCTGTGCCGACCCCCTTGCCTACTATTTCTCATCATCTGGGTTCCAAGCCGACTTCcaggggctgctggggaggctGACTGGAGCCTGTGGCCCTAGGTGGCAGGAAAGCAGCGTGACACTGAAGAGTGGAGGAGAGGGGCCGCCCCAGGAGCTGCTGTCTAACCTAGAGGCCAGGGGGTGA
- the FFAR1 gene encoding free fatty acid receptor 1: protein MDLPPQLSFALYMAAFTLGFPLNALAIAGAVSHARLRLTPSLVYALHLGCSDLLLATSLPLKAAEALAGGAWPLPASLCPAFALVHFAPLYAGAGFLAALSVGRYLGAAFPLGYQAARRPRYSWGVCVAIWALVLCHLGLVFGLEAPRGRLDNTSSLGISTPVNGSPVCLEAWDPASAGPARFSLSLLLFFLPLIVTAFCYAGCLRALARSGLSHRRKLKAAWVAGGALLTLLLCLGPYNASNVAGFLHPSIGGCWRKLGLITGAWSAVLNPLVTGYLGGSTGRGTTRGAKTKGGPPQK from the coding sequence ATGGACCTGCCCCCGCAGCTCTCCTTCGCCCTCTATATGGCCGCCTTCACGCTGGGCTTCCCGCTCAACGCCCTGGCCATCGCAGGCGCCGTGTCCCACGCCCGGCTgcgcctcacccccagcctggtCTACGCCCTCCACCTGGGCTGCTCTGACCTCCTGCTGGCGACGTCTCTGCCCCTGAAGGCGGCGGAGGCCCTGGCCGGGGGAGCCTGGCCCCTGCCGGCCTCACTCTGTCCTGCCTTCGCCCTGGTCCACTTCGCTCCGCTCTATGCGGGCGCGGGCTTCCTGGCCGCCCTGAGCGTCGGCCGCTACCTGGGCGCCGCCTTCCCCTTGGGCTACCAAGCTGCCCGGCGGCCGCGCTATTCCTGGGGCGTGTGTGTGGCCATATGGGCCCTTGTCCTCTGTCACCTGGGGCTGGTCTTTGGGTTGGAGGCTCCGAGAGGCCGGCTGGACAATACCAGCTCCCTGGGTATCAGCACGCCAGTGAACGGCTCTCCAGTCTGCCTGGAGGCCTGGGACCCGGCCTCGGCGGGCCCTGCGCGCTTCAGCCTCTCTCTGCTGCTCTTCTTCCTGCCCCTGATCGTCACGGCCTTCTGCTACGCGGGCTGCCTCCGGGCACTGGCCCGCTCGGGCCTGAGCCACAGACGGAAGCTAAAGGCGGCCTGGGTGGCCGGTGGGGCTCTGCTCACATTGCTGCTCTGCTTGGGACCCTACAATGCTTCCAACGTGGCTGGCTTCCTGCACCCCAGCATCGGAGGCTGCTGGCGGAAGCTGGGGCTCATTACAGGCGCGTGGAGCGCGGTGCTCAACCCCCTGGTGACCGGCTACTTGGGAGGGAGCACTGGCCGGGGGACAACACGTGGGGCAAAAACAAAAGGGGGGCCACCCCAGAAGTAG